In Archangium lipolyticum, the following are encoded in one genomic region:
- a CDS encoding IscS subfamily cysteine desulfurase codes for MKLPIYMDNHATTPVDPRVLEAMLPYLKEEFGNAASRNHSHGRKAEAAVEKARAQVAELIGAEKREIIFTSGATESDNLAIKGVVESYKARGDHLITLKTEHKAVLEACKRLERTRAEHIEGLKRLRLSELSGQEVTPENQSALAARHDFERDEVFQRWLRMPMPGARVTYLDVEKDGRVDLKRLEAAMTDKTLLVSVMLANNEIGTIQPVNAIGELCRRKGILFHCDAVQGLGRVPFDVEEAKVDLVSLSSHKMYGPKGVGALYVRSNPRVRLAPMIDGGDQEKGMRSGTLNVPAIVGFGKAAQLAREELEEDSSRELRLRERLRHGLFSRLELLTLNGSLEHRLPGNINVSFAFVEGEALMMALKDVALSSGSACSTAALEPSYVLKACGVEDDLAHSSIRFGLGRFNTEEEVDHVSNLVVESVQRLRAMSPRYQALTGGSRTAAAVG; via the coding sequence GTGAAGCTTCCCATCTACATGGACAACCATGCCACCACGCCCGTGGACCCGCGGGTGCTGGAGGCGATGCTGCCGTATCTGAAGGAAGAGTTCGGAAATGCCGCGTCGCGTAATCACTCCCATGGACGCAAGGCGGAGGCGGCCGTCGAGAAGGCGCGCGCGCAGGTGGCGGAGCTGATTGGCGCGGAGAAGCGGGAGATCATCTTCACCTCCGGCGCCACCGAGTCCGACAACCTCGCCATCAAGGGCGTGGTGGAGAGCTACAAGGCCAGGGGCGATCATCTCATCACCTTGAAAACCGAGCACAAGGCGGTGCTCGAGGCCTGCAAGCGGTTGGAGCGGACGCGGGCCGAGCACATCGAGGGCTTGAAGAGGTTGCGGCTCTCGGAGCTGAGCGGCCAGGAAGTCACCCCGGAGAATCAATCCGCGCTGGCCGCCCGACACGACTTCGAGCGGGACGAGGTCTTCCAGCGCTGGCTGCGGATGCCAATGCCGGGCGCGCGGGTGACCTATCTGGACGTGGAGAAGGATGGGCGGGTGGACCTGAAGCGGCTCGAGGCGGCGATGACCGACAAGACGCTGCTGGTCAGCGTCATGCTCGCCAACAACGAGATCGGGACGATCCAGCCAGTCAACGCCATCGGGGAGCTGTGCCGGCGCAAGGGCATCCTCTTCCACTGTGACGCGGTGCAGGGCCTGGGGCGGGTGCCCTTCGACGTGGAGGAGGCGAAGGTGGACCTGGTGTCCCTCTCCTCGCACAAGATGTATGGCCCCAAGGGAGTGGGGGCGTTGTACGTGCGAAGCAATCCCCGGGTGCGGCTCGCGCCGATGATCGACGGGGGGGACCAGGAGAAGGGCATGCGCTCGGGCACGCTGAACGTCCCGGCCATCGTCGGCTTCGGGAAGGCGGCGCAGCTGGCCCGGGAGGAGCTCGAGGAGGATTCCTCCCGCGAGCTGCGGCTCCGGGAGCGGCTGCGCCACGGTTTGTTCTCGCGGTTGGAGCTGCTCACGTTGAACGGGTCGCTCGAGCACCGGTTGCCGGGGAACATCAACGTCTCGTTCGCCTTCGTGGAGGGGGAGGCGTTGATGATGGCGCTCAAGGACGTGGCGCTCTCCTCGGGCTCGGCCTGCTCCACGGCCGCGCTGGAGCCGTCCTACGTGCTGAAGGCCTGCGGCGTGGAGGATGACCTGGCGCACTCGTCCATCCGCTTCGGGCTGGGCCGCTTCAACACCGAGGAGGAGGTCGACCACGTGAGCAACCTGGTGGTGGAGAGCGTCCAGCGGCTGCGCGCGATGAGCCCCCGGTACCAGGCCCTCACCGGGGGAAGCCGGACCGCCGCCGCCGTGGGGTGA
- a CDS encoding sulfite exporter TauE/SafE family protein, giving the protein MTFVQGFVLLLASFGAGALKAVAGGGTFLIFPALMFTGVDPIRANATSTVALWPGDVASALAYRREMQGLGRLTALLSVASLLGAAIGAVLLLHSSRATFGALVPIMLLAATLLFNFGGPLLARLRGVSEADAPPLPLGLSLVLQFLVSIYGGYFGAGLGILMLSLFSLMGLKNIHQANALKSVLGVILNGLVTAIFVGADAIAWEHGVLVTVGTTSGSFLGAVLAQRVEPARVRSFVGATAWAMTGYYFWRGA; this is encoded by the coding sequence ATGACATTCGTCCAGGGTTTCGTCCTGCTGCTGGCCTCGTTCGGGGCGGGAGCATTGAAGGCCGTGGCGGGGGGCGGGACGTTCCTGATCTTCCCCGCGTTGATGTTCACCGGGGTGGACCCCATCCGTGCCAATGCCACCAGCACCGTCGCCCTCTGGCCGGGCGATGTCGCCAGCGCGCTCGCCTACCGCCGCGAGATGCAAGGACTGGGACGGCTCACCGCGTTATTGAGTGTCGCGAGCCTGCTCGGCGCCGCCATTGGCGCCGTCCTGCTGCTCCACAGCTCGCGCGCCACCTTCGGCGCGCTCGTCCCCATCATGCTCCTGGCGGCCACCCTGCTCTTCAATTTCGGGGGACCGTTGCTCGCCAGGCTCCGGGGAGTGTCGGAGGCCGATGCCCCTCCGCTCCCCCTGGGCCTCTCCCTGGTGCTGCAATTCCTCGTCTCCATCTATGGAGGCTATTTCGGCGCGGGGCTCGGCATCCTGATGCTCTCCCTCTTCTCCCTCATGGGGTTGAAGAACATCCACCAGGCCAACGCCCTCAAGTCCGTCCTGGGCGTCATCCTCAATGGGCTCGTCACCGCCATCTTCGTGGGCGCGGACGCCATCGCCTGGGAGCACGGCGTGCTCGTCACGGTGGGCACCACCTCCGGCAGCTTCCTCGGCGCCGTCCTGGCCCAGCGCGTGGAGCCCGCCCGCGTCCGCTCCTTCGTGGGCGCCACCGCCTGGGCCATGACGGGTTATTACTTCTGGCGCGGCGCCTGA
- a CDS encoding HIT family protein, with protein MIVHSTDEHVILPALGSIIEGYVMLVSKRHRSSVATLKAPQADQVQREIESVLSLVQKQTPATRWVVFEHGTTLDCGLKACCVDHLHLHLLPVDMDLAADLATRLSCEARRIEAMHELRQVRESGTADNYIYVRNPDGAHYVLTPPAYSSQFVRQVLAERSGKGDRWNWQHHPMEDDSVKTVRMFRDAGITPRGIYYAHAIEDLSTAEVKENIQQARATLARHCPQATLFSMYELLEKSLKEIDLPEDRLNAYLVETERKFIEASDLLIVDLARPNWQYVGSLMEIVYAAEAGIPVVAIVGDSTIQGRRWLKAHVTRFVKTVDEAFALAPSLLPKPAQPR; from the coding sequence ATGATCGTCCATTCCACCGACGAGCACGTCATCCTGCCGGCGCTGGGGTCGATCATCGAGGGCTATGTGATGCTCGTCTCCAAGCGGCATCGCAGCTCGGTGGCCACGCTGAAGGCGCCCCAGGCGGACCAGGTGCAGCGGGAGATCGAATCCGTGCTCTCCCTGGTCCAGAAGCAGACCCCCGCCACCCGCTGGGTGGTGTTCGAGCATGGCACCACGCTCGACTGTGGCCTCAAGGCCTGCTGTGTGGATCATCTCCACCTGCACCTTCTGCCCGTGGACATGGACCTGGCCGCGGATCTCGCCACCCGGCTGTCGTGCGAGGCGCGGCGCATCGAGGCCATGCACGAGCTGCGGCAGGTGCGTGAGTCCGGCACCGCCGACAATTACATCTACGTCCGCAACCCGGACGGCGCGCACTACGTCCTCACCCCGCCCGCCTATTCCTCCCAGTTCGTCCGCCAGGTGCTCGCCGAGCGCAGCGGCAAGGGCGACCGCTGGAACTGGCAGCACCACCCCATGGAGGATGACTCGGTCAAGACGGTGCGCATGTTCCGCGACGCGGGCATCACCCCTCGCGGCATCTATTACGCCCACGCCATCGAGGATCTCTCCACCGCCGAGGTGAAGGAGAACATCCAGCAGGCCCGCGCCACGCTCGCCCGCCACTGCCCCCAGGCCACCCTGTTCTCCATGTACGAGCTCCTCGAGAAGTCGCTCAAGGAGATCGACCTGCCCGAGGACCGGCTCAATGCCTATCTCGTCGAGACCGAGCGCAAGTTCATCGAGGCGTCGGATCTGCTCATCGTCGACCTGGCGCGCCCCAACTGGCAGTACGTCGGCTCGCTGATGGAGATCGTCTACGCCGCCGAGGCGGGCATCCCCGTGGTGGCCATCGTGGGGGATTCCACCATCCAGGGGCGCCGCTGGCTCAAGGCCCACGTCACCCGCTTCGTGAAGACCGTGGACGAGGCCTTCGCGCTCGCGCCGAGTCTGCTTCCGAAGCCGGCGCAGCCCAGGTAG
- a CDS encoding NAD(P)H-dependent glycerol-3-phosphate dehydrogenase yields MRVCVLGSGPFGTSLANVLAVHCDQVWLWGRNEQVVASVNARHENGVYLAGIPLSPRIRATLSMEEALEGARLVVSAVPSHVTREVMRAALPHLPSGVPLLTVSKALENGTLFTMTQLLEDCLPPSFHPFIALLSGPSFAQELARRQPTTVTIAARDEQVARDCQRLFQTETLRTYTTTDVIGVEIGGALKNVIALAVGMTEGLGFGFNTRASLITWGLEEISRLAVHLGANPRTLSGLSGMGDLVLTCTGELSRSWQVGFELARDRALEDILRSIKKPSIEGVKTALSAHALSQRTGVELPICHQVYLVTHQGKRARDAMTEVVERQFREAAA; encoded by the coding sequence ATGCGTGTCTGCGTTCTCGGCTCCGGCCCCTTTGGCACCTCGCTGGCCAACGTGTTGGCCGTGCATTGCGACCAGGTCTGGCTCTGGGGCCGCAACGAGCAGGTGGTGGCCAGCGTCAACGCGCGGCACGAGAATGGCGTCTACCTGGCCGGCATTCCCCTCTCACCGAGGATCCGCGCCACGTTGTCCATGGAGGAGGCGCTGGAGGGCGCGCGGCTCGTGGTGTCCGCCGTCCCCTCGCACGTCACCCGCGAGGTGATGCGCGCCGCCCTCCCCCACCTGCCGTCCGGCGTTCCCCTCCTCACCGTGTCCAAGGCGCTCGAGAATGGGACGCTCTTCACCATGACGCAGCTGCTGGAGGACTGTCTGCCCCCGTCCTTCCACCCCTTCATCGCCCTGCTGTCCGGTCCCTCCTTCGCCCAGGAGCTGGCCCGGCGGCAGCCCACCACGGTGACGATCGCCGCCCGCGACGAGCAGGTGGCGCGCGACTGCCAGCGGCTGTTCCAGACCGAGACGCTCCGCACCTACACCACCACGGATGTCATCGGGGTGGAGATTGGCGGGGCGTTGAAGAACGTCATCGCCCTCGCGGTGGGGATGACCGAGGGCCTGGGCTTTGGATTCAACACGCGCGCCTCCCTCATCACCTGGGGGCTGGAGGAGATTTCGCGGCTGGCCGTGCACCTGGGCGCCAACCCGCGCACCCTCAGCGGGCTGTCCGGCATGGGGGACCTGGTGCTCACCTGCACCGGGGAGCTGTCCCGGAGCTGGCAGGTGGGCTTCGAGCTGGCCAGGGACCGCGCCCTGGAGGACATCCTGCGCTCCATCAAGAAGCCCTCCATCGAGGGCGTGAAGACGGCCCTGAGCGCGCATGCGCTCTCGCAGCGCACCGGGGTGGAGCTGCCCATCTGCCACCAGGTGTACCTCGTCACCCACCAGGGCAAGCGCGCCCGCGACGCGATGACGGAAGTCGTCGAACGGCAGTTCCGGGAGGCCGCCGCGTAG
- a CDS encoding HIT family protein: MSSSSFLQVPRERWVASNRLAFAIRDANPVSPGHTLVIPHRLVATWFEASQEEQHALFELVDEVRRELDTSHRPDGYNVGFNVGEAAGQTVFHLHVHVIPRYRGDMEDPRGGVRHVIPSKGNYLLPR; the protein is encoded by the coding sequence ATGTCGTCCTCCTCCTTCTTACAGGTCCCCCGGGAACGGTGGGTCGCGTCCAACCGGCTGGCCTTCGCCATCCGGGACGCCAACCCGGTGAGCCCGGGGCATACGCTGGTGATTCCCCACCGGCTGGTGGCCACCTGGTTCGAGGCCTCGCAGGAGGAGCAGCACGCCCTCTTCGAGCTGGTGGACGAGGTGCGGCGCGAGCTGGACACGAGCCACCGGCCGGACGGGTACAACGTGGGCTTCAACGTGGGAGAGGCCGCGGGGCAGACGGTGTTCCACCTGCACGTGCACGTCATCCCTCGCTACCGGGGAGACATGGAGGACCCGCGCGGCGGCGTGCGCCATGTCATCCCGAGCAAGGGGAACTACCTGCTGCCCAGGTAG
- a CDS encoding Uma2 family endonuclease: MGGGQKRKATYADLEAVPAHLVAELLDGELHVSPRPASPHALAAAVLHGELHGPFHRGRGGPGGWLLLMEPELHLGEDVLVPDLAGWRRERMPEMPRVVGFTLAPDWVCEVLSPSTAVLDREKKMRVYAREGVRHLWLVDPLRQELEVYGLEDVRWKRLGTHGGQERVHAEPFTPLQLELGALWEG, from the coding sequence ATGGGCGGAGGGCAGAAGCGCAAGGCGACCTACGCGGACCTGGAGGCAGTGCCTGCCCACCTCGTGGCGGAGCTGCTGGACGGCGAGCTGCACGTGAGCCCCCGGCCGGCCTCACCGCACGCGCTCGCGGCGGCGGTCCTGCACGGTGAGCTTCACGGGCCCTTCCACCGGGGACGCGGTGGCCCGGGAGGCTGGCTGCTCCTCATGGAACCCGAACTGCACCTGGGCGAGGACGTGCTGGTGCCGGACCTGGCCGGCTGGCGTCGGGAGCGCATGCCGGAGATGCCCCGGGTGGTGGGCTTCACCCTGGCGCCGGACTGGGTCTGCGAGGTGCTCTCCCCCTCCACGGCGGTGCTGGACCGGGAGAAGAAGATGAGGGTCTACGCCCGGGAGGGCGTGCGCCACCTGTGGCTGGTGGACCCGCTGCGCCAGGAGCTGGAGGTGTACGGGCTGGAAGACGTCCGGTGGAAGCGCCTGGGCACGCACGGTGGACAGGAGCGGGTACACGCCGAGCCCTTCACACCTCTTCAACTGGAGCTGGGCGCGCTCTGGGAGGGCTGA
- a CDS encoding HNH endonuclease family protein encodes MIRVRKPAEPPEVLRSKGASARRAMSTAYSRARRSYESGRKSFDFDPDIYGHETVKQALLEAQHGKCAFCESKLTHIAYGDVEHFRPKGGWRQEEEEPLRRPGYYWLAYEWANLFLACTLCNQRFKRNLFPLGTPARRARSHSEEVSAEDPLLLDPAVDDPEAFISFREEVPYAVGGSARGEATIHLLGLGREALAERRRDRLAYVKALQKLIKLGAPEATEARKLLQRMQQDSAEYAAMVRAFLR; translated from the coding sequence GTGATCCGCGTCCGAAAGCCAGCCGAGCCCCCCGAGGTCCTTCGCTCGAAGGGCGCGAGTGCCCGGCGCGCCATGAGCACGGCGTACTCGCGTGCCCGGAGGAGCTACGAGAGCGGCAGGAAGTCGTTCGACTTCGACCCGGACATCTACGGACACGAGACCGTCAAGCAGGCGCTCCTGGAGGCGCAGCACGGCAAGTGCGCCTTCTGTGAATCGAAGCTCACGCACATCGCCTACGGAGACGTCGAGCACTTCCGTCCCAAGGGCGGGTGGCGTCAGGAGGAAGAGGAGCCACTGCGCCGGCCCGGCTACTACTGGCTCGCCTATGAGTGGGCGAACCTGTTCCTGGCCTGCACGCTCTGCAATCAGCGGTTCAAGAGGAACCTCTTCCCTTTGGGGACTCCCGCGCGGCGCGCACGGAGTCACTCAGAGGAGGTGTCGGCGGAAGACCCGCTGCTGCTCGACCCCGCGGTGGACGACCCCGAGGCCTTCATCTCGTTCCGGGAGGAAGTGCCTTACGCCGTGGGAGGCAGCGCTCGCGGCGAGGCGACGATCCACCTCCTGGGGCTCGGGCGGGAAGCGCTCGCGGAGCGACGCAGAGACCGACTGGCCTACGTGAAGGCGCTCCAGAAGCTCATCAAGCTTGGGGCTCCGGAGGCCACGGAGGCACGGAAGCTCCTCCAGCGTATGCAGCAGGACTCGGCGGAGTACGCCGCGATGGTCCGCGCCTTCCTGCGCTGA
- a CDS encoding AAA family ATPase, with product MATKARGRAQLGKRKRAGSHKQQTPLPVYFVSLTLENVRCFGPPQTLRLSTNEGRPARWTVILGNNGMGKTTLLQALTTFEPALFDPSSAEPSPYVPKGYFRRQRLPGYPIRHQSDGARLSAELKAGRLMAAKGGQEHPARFRYALKVSERGTYSQHIEDEFPESLLNLVCYGYGATRRMGAGSLSALKEAQPSDSLFLEDVPLRNGEEWLLQADYAASKESIERGRTSGARERRDRIKQLLIDLLPEVSDLRFAPPDARNPSARVEVRTPYGWVPIRDLSLGYRTLIAWMVDLASRLFERYPDSPNPLAEPAVVLVDEIDLHLHPTWQRKLIGYLTERFPNTQFIVTAHSPLVVQSATDANIVVLRREGDHVVIDNDMESIQGWRVDQILTSDLFGLKSARPPQLEKFLAERTALLSRPRLTPRDKARLRELDEAIGPLPAGETSTELEALELIQRAASRLRDGRE from the coding sequence ATGGCCACGAAAGCCCGGGGAAGAGCACAGCTGGGAAAGCGCAAGCGGGCTGGCTCGCACAAGCAGCAGACCCCTCTGCCCGTGTACTTCGTCTCGTTGACCCTCGAGAACGTGCGCTGCTTTGGACCACCCCAGACCCTGCGGCTTTCCACGAATGAGGGACGCCCGGCGAGATGGACGGTGATTCTGGGCAACAACGGCATGGGCAAGACGACCCTGCTGCAGGCGCTCACCACCTTCGAGCCTGCTCTGTTCGATCCGAGCTCCGCCGAGCCTTCTCCCTACGTGCCCAAAGGGTACTTCCGGCGCCAGCGCCTGCCCGGGTATCCCATTCGTCATCAATCCGATGGGGCCCGTCTGTCAGCCGAGCTCAAGGCTGGAAGGTTGATGGCGGCGAAGGGCGGTCAGGAGCATCCCGCCCGATTCCGGTATGCATTGAAGGTGAGCGAAAGGGGAACCTACTCGCAACACATCGAAGACGAGTTCCCCGAGTCCCTCCTCAACCTGGTGTGTTACGGCTATGGAGCGACCCGCCGGATGGGAGCTGGCTCGTTGTCCGCGCTGAAGGAGGCACAGCCCAGCGACAGTCTCTTCCTCGAGGACGTCCCGCTGCGCAATGGGGAAGAGTGGCTCCTGCAAGCGGACTACGCGGCCAGCAAGGAGTCCATCGAACGGGGAAGAACGAGCGGAGCCCGGGAGAGGAGGGATCGCATCAAGCAGCTCCTGATCGACCTGCTCCCCGAGGTGAGCGACCTGCGCTTCGCTCCACCCGATGCGCGCAACCCCTCGGCCCGGGTGGAAGTGCGGACCCCGTACGGCTGGGTACCGATACGGGATTTGAGCCTGGGCTACCGCACGCTCATCGCCTGGATGGTGGATCTCGCCAGCCGCCTCTTCGAGCGCTATCCCGACAGTCCCAATCCATTGGCCGAGCCGGCGGTGGTGCTCGTGGATGAAATCGATCTCCACCTGCATCCCACGTGGCAGCGCAAGCTCATCGGCTATCTGACCGAGCGTTTCCCCAACACGCAGTTCATCGTGACCGCGCACAGCCCGCTCGTGGTCCAGAGCGCGACGGATGCGAACATCGTGGTCCTCCGGCGCGAGGGGGACCACGTCGTCATCGACAACGACATGGAATCCATCCAGGGCTGGCGGGTGGACCAGATCCTCACGAGTGACCTGTTCGGGCTGAAGAGCGCCCGGCCGCCGCAGCTCGAGAAGTTCCTCGCGGAGCGGACCGCGCTCCTGTCCAGACCGCGCCTGACGCCCAGGGACAAGGCCAGACTGCGGGAGCTGGACGAGGCCATCGGGCCATTGCCCGCGGGAGAGACGAGCACCGAGCTCGAAGCGCTCGAGCTCATCCAGCGCGCCGCCTCGCGCCTGCGGGATGGACGGGAGTGA
- a CDS encoding Uma2 family endonuclease, which produces MGGGQKRKATYADLEAVPPHRVAELVDGELHVSPRPASPHARAAGRLNAQLDGPFDQGRGGPGGCLLLFEPELHLGEDVLVPDLAGWRRERMPKMPQVVGFTLAPDWVCEVLSPSTAVLDREKKMRVYAREGVRHLWLVDPLRQELEVYGLEDGRWKRLGTHGGQERVHAEPFTPLQLELGLLWAR; this is translated from the coding sequence ATGGGCGGAGGGCAGAAGCGCAAGGCGACCTACGCGGACCTGGAGGCAGTGCCTCCACACCGCGTGGCGGAGCTGGTGGACGGCGAGCTGCACGTGAGCCCCCGGCCGGCCTCGCCGCACGCGCGGGCGGCGGGGAGGCTGAACGCGCAGCTCGATGGACCCTTCGATCAGGGGAGGGGTGGCCCTGGCGGCTGTCTGCTGCTCTTCGAGCCCGAGCTGCACCTCGGCGAAGACGTGCTGGTGCCGGACCTGGCTGGCTGGCGTCGCGAGCGCATGCCGAAGATGCCCCAGGTGGTGGGCTTCACCCTGGCACCGGACTGGGTCTGCGAGGTGCTCTCCCCGTCCACGGCGGTGCTGGACCGCGAGAAGAAGATGAGGGTCTACGCCCGGGAAGGCGTGCGCCACCTGTGGCTGGTGGACCCACTGCGCCAGGAGTTGGAGGTGTACGGGCTGGAAGACGGCCGGTGGAAGCGCCTGGGCACGCACGGCGGACAGGAGCGGGTGCACGCCGAGCCCTTCACGCCCCTGCAACTGGAGCTGGGCCTGCTCTGGGCGCGCTGA
- a CDS encoding serine/threonine protein kinase, with the protein MKLGRYQVLDKLATGGMAEVYLARATGPMGFEKELVVKRILPHLASDERFVEMFLAEARLAARLNHPNIVQVFDFGEADGTWYLAMEYVDGLNLKVLLKRAREAGVELPPASCARIIASVCEGLAYAHERTDPATGEPLEIIHRDISPDNILLSRDGAVKVVDFGIAKEAGQELRTQTGVVKGKLAYMPPERFRGVETDRRMDVYGLGVVLYELLTGHKPYETDSGGELVRAILYEQPVPVTKWRPELQPALRRILERAMAKEREHRYADCRALQADLERFILGTGEPVGAWQLSRLLARVMEKRGEEKTVVESGMTGSQQQQRTPTPRPMQRVPALPCETVAPVALRMKKEGTTRPEAADAVTLRERAPQRSEAPTIRLEKPPQLQEPRPAAGAPVEAPSESAQRRSQLRKTGAGIMLLLALGACAFLWSEEPAQAEPLTAQVTSEG; encoded by the coding sequence ATGAAGCTGGGCAGGTATCAGGTGCTCGACAAGCTCGCGACCGGAGGCATGGCCGAGGTGTACCTCGCGCGAGCCACGGGGCCGATGGGCTTCGAGAAGGAGCTGGTGGTCAAGCGCATCCTCCCGCACCTGGCGTCGGACGAACGGTTCGTGGAGATGTTCCTGGCGGAGGCGCGGCTGGCGGCGCGGCTCAACCATCCGAACATCGTTCAAGTCTTCGACTTTGGAGAGGCGGACGGCACCTGGTACCTGGCGATGGAGTACGTCGACGGGTTGAACCTGAAGGTGCTGTTGAAGCGGGCGAGGGAGGCGGGGGTGGAGCTGCCGCCGGCGAGCTGCGCGCGCATCATCGCCTCGGTGTGTGAGGGCCTGGCGTACGCGCACGAGCGGACGGACCCGGCCACGGGCGAGCCATTGGAAATCATCCACCGGGACATCAGCCCGGACAACATCCTGCTGTCGCGAGACGGAGCGGTGAAGGTGGTGGACTTCGGCATCGCGAAGGAGGCGGGCCAGGAGCTCCGGACGCAGACGGGGGTGGTGAAGGGGAAGCTGGCGTACATGCCGCCGGAGCGCTTCCGGGGAGTGGAGACGGACCGCCGGATGGACGTGTACGGGCTGGGGGTGGTGCTCTACGAGCTGCTCACGGGGCACAAGCCGTACGAGACGGACTCGGGGGGCGAGTTGGTGAGGGCCATCCTGTACGAGCAGCCGGTGCCGGTGACGAAGTGGAGGCCGGAGCTTCAGCCGGCGCTGCGGCGCATCCTGGAGCGGGCGATGGCGAAGGAGCGCGAGCACCGCTATGCGGACTGCCGAGCGCTGCAGGCGGACCTCGAGCGGTTCATCCTGGGCACGGGGGAGCCGGTGGGGGCGTGGCAGCTGTCGAGGCTGCTGGCGCGGGTGATGGAGAAGCGCGGGGAGGAGAAGACGGTCGTCGAGAGTGGAATGACCGGGTCCCAGCAACAGCAGCGGACTCCGACGCCGAGACCCATGCAGCGCGTGCCGGCATTGCCGTGCGAGACAGTGGCGCCGGTGGCGCTGCGGATGAAGAAGGAGGGCACGACCCGACCGGAGGCGGCGGACGCGGTGACGCTGAGGGAGAGGGCGCCGCAACGGTCGGAGGCGCCCACCATCCGGCTGGAGAAACCGCCCCAGTTGCAGGAGCCCCGGCCGGCGGCGGGTGCGCCGGTGGAGGCGCCCTCGGAGAGCGCCCAGCGCCGCTCGCAGCTGAGGAAGACGGGAGCGGGAATCATGCTCCTGCTCGCACTGGGGGCCTGCGCGTTCCTGTGGAGCGAGGAGCCCGCCCAGGCGGAGCCCCTGACGGCCCAGGTGACCAGCGAGGGATGA